The region ACCCCAGGCTGCTCTCTGGTTCAGTGCGGAGAGAGGTTTAAGTCTGGAATGCTAAGCTTATGTCTCAAAGAAGTATTCAAGACTTGTGAATATAATCTGAGACAACTGGCGTCCCCTTGCAGCTAGaataacacaaacaacacattttccTTCAGGTTGTTTCAGCTAGCATGCATTCCAATAACTGGTCCGCCATTTGGACACAAACGGCATTAGATGCTCTAATACTTCTTTTGCTggtattcagccatgagagcataCCAGAGGtcagatgatgataatgatgatgatgatcttgATCTTGACTGGTTCTGGCTCACaatcaccactccaactcatcccaaaatgATTTGCTTGAGCTACGTTatgccagagaacacagatccactgTTGCACAgctacgttttttttttaaaccactgtTCTGCGTGTCTGCCTCCGTAGTTAAGTCAATTTGAAACTAACACTGGCAAAGAGCTCCCACAATATATAGAATCAATCAATGTAGAGTCAATACTCTGTTTACAGGCCATGCATTTTTGCAGGTTGTAGAAACCACAACAGTATGTGACCAGTGGTGGCATGCAGATGTGTAAGCTACACTATTCATTTGTTGcatgatataatataatatatttagcCTGAGCTCCTCTACTGAGTGACATAGATGATCTGAGCTCAGTTTATGAATGTGATGTGGATACATGGGTCACGAATCTATACttatatttgtttcattttaaatgtggactgggcggcacggtggcacagcatgtAATGTCGCAgacacgcagctccagggacctggaggttgtgggttcgattcctgctccgggtgactgtctgtgaggagtgtggtgtgttctccccatgtctgcgtgggtttcctctgggtgactgtctgtgaggagtgtggtgtgttctccccgtgtctgcgtgggtttcctccgggtcactgtctgtgaggagtgtggtgtgttctccccgtgtctgcgtgggtttcctccaggtgactgtctgtgaggagtgtggtgtattctccccgtgtctgcgtgggtttcctccgggtgctctggtttcctcccacagtccaaaaaaacacacgttggtaggtggattggcgactcaaaaattttccgtaggtgtgagtgaatgtgtgcctggactggcaccccctccagggtgtattcctgccttgcacccaatgattccaggtaggctctggacccaccgtgaccctgaactggataagtggttacagataatgaatgcatgaatgaatgagtgaataaatgtgGACTACAAAAgttgaaagaaacaataaaactattgaAACAGGTTTATTTGTGTGATTGAGTAATGAGTATGTCCCCAATGTGGTGGATACTCTGTATTGTGTAATACACTACAACCCATGGATAGCAGCAGGTCAACTGTCTCCTTCTTTGAGTCAGGTCAGACATTTGGCAATAAAGCTGAACACTTCTCTATAGATTTTATGGTCAATTAAACATGTTGGATGTTGTGAATTATTGAAGAAATTATGGAAAAAGCAACAGTATTTGACCAATTATGGTTTAACTCTAATTTCCCCTTCAATGAGTTTCTTCTTTCTGTACACAACATGCTCTTCCTTCAAGATGCATGAAGCCAACCCATtgctttttaataaaaaaagaaaaaaaaaagattataatgCAAAACTGACCAGATTAAGGGTCCAGTTGAGAAAACACACTGTCCAGATGTCAGATGCAGTAGCTAGAATAGTTATCAAGGAGGGTGCATACTACCCATCCAGAGAGCAAGGCCAAGTATGATGTCTAGACCTGAACCAGTGATCTCCTGCTATTACGAACAACGCTTTGAATACCGTGCCACTTGGGAGCCCCCCGCATCTTTAATCTTATATCTAAAAACATTCAGATTAAATTAGTGTCTATGTTTCCTATTGAGCATTTGTACCAGTGTGTAATTAGAGTGCATCTGTCTGTTCCGATGCCGTTTCTCACGCATATGCCGTTATCGCTATCAGTCGATCCATTCGGGAACCTAATTATGAGGCGCCACAGGTGAGCAATCAAGGACGTAAGATGTATTATGTGATAGAGAAGCGTGTGGCAAACTTAATCAATCAGGATAACGATTCCATCTTGTCAGTTTTACCAGATCCTCCTTTTACAACATCCTTCATTTCTAGAACTAGCTCGAAAATGTAGGGACTTTAACTTAATAACTTTGTAGTTCCAgctaaatatctctgtagttctgcCTTAATATCTCAACAGTTCCACTTCAATATCACTAGTTCCTCCTTATTATCTGCCTATGTGGTGCCTTCTGGATCTCAAACGTTTCTTTTGAGGAAAACAGCCTAGGAATGTCCCCTTTGTCTCCTCGTGTGAACTCTTGAGTATATTCCACTGAACTAAAGACAGAACTAAGAGCATTTAATGAGTGTTATCCTTATTGATGTGGACCCAAGTGTTTCAAGTCTcagatgctgtttctcctgCGAGTTTTGAGAGGATCATCACAAGTTTTCTGACCTGTCAATGAGAAACTTTTGAGCCATAAATATTTCCTCTGGGAGGTCTTTATGTTTTAGCCCCAGCTTTAGAGATTTACAGCTTTTGGGGAGTTGGTCTGAGATGGTCTTTCATTAAGCCTAGTAAAGTTGCTCAAGAATCATCATGGCTcaggttttcttttttccttatACTTCGCTGTAAATTCAGCTGTTCTGCTCTGGTGTTTGTGAGCACTTTCATGACCCTGGCTGTTGGAGGTGTCCCGTTTGTGTTGGTGTCATAAGCAGCATGCTGATTCAATGACTATTCTTTCactctcttgtttttttgacCCTGTACAATGCCTCCACCCCACAAAGCCATTTAGCGGGAAATTGTTCCAATACACCAGAGGCGACCCAGCTTAGCCACTTTCATGTCTTGTGCCTACTGAAAAACCACTGCTGTTTGTCCTTGAAAGACAACATCACTCTGTTCATGTTTTAGTTTTGGACTTTTGCTGGAGATTTGTCTGCATTTTCTAGTCTCACTAATCTTTAATAATGAGTCGGACTTGGATCTAAATCCGATCTAATGCTCATTCAAGCAGCTCTGCAGCAGCGCCTGCGAACGGCACGCTATCTGAAATTATTCAGAGGGTTTTTAGGCCGTGGCAGAAGCTCTCTGAGAGGTAATAAATGTCAGGAGTGTTTTACTCCTCTGTGATTGGACGGGGAACATGGATGCTAAGCTGCATAATGCAGTATGTGTAGTGGCAGGGAGCTCTGCTTTCGGGGTTCCTTTGAGGACGCTGGGTGAAATACAGCACATTTCGCTGAATCATGAATGTCTTTTATGGCTGCTGTAAATCGGAAGGCTTTTCCTTGTTGATATGAGGACTAAGCACTGTCTTCTTTTTCTGCATactgtttttcatttaaaatcccACTCTGCTGCACAGATCACCATAGAGTCGTCAGTCTTATGTTTGCCTTCCttgtaaacattgttcagaTCAATACATAGTGCTTCATCCTTAGCCTAGTGCCTACAAACAGCAGTGAGCATTATTGTGGCCACTGCAAAACCCCAAGCACCAGCTTATTCTAAGACGTGAAGCAAGTCAAACTGTTGTTAACGCAAAGCCACTGAAAGTCAAATATCACATCTCTATCCCATTCCCTACACAATCTAGCATTTCCTAATATATGTTGAGAAATCTCAATGGATGTGTGATGTAACCGTGGAATGCAAGCTTCTTAATGAAGTGAGAGACCGCTAAtggatataaaaacataaagaagagtCTTTTTAATGAGGATAAGAGGCACAGTTCTGTGCTATGGAAGATTATATAACCCTGTAAGTCATGCACAGCAGTACTATGTGTACCTCCTATATGTCCACTCTAGGAGGATGGTGCATGGTGCTCTCTTACCTATAAACCAAGGTGTCGTCCATGGTGCTGTTGTACTGTATCTGGTACATGCGGATTCCAGGTATGTGTCGCTCGGAGGGCCAGTGGATCATGGCTGAGTTGGAGGTCAGCTCATCCACCACCACCCTCTTGTCCTGCTTGGTGTCATTGTTGCCAGACTTGGTTGAGGTGGTTATGTCAGAGAGACCAGGGTCCGCCTCCCTCATGTGACCGGTATTGTTGACGAACAAGGGCAAAGGGATCATGTTTATCTCCACAGCTGCAGTAGCAATGCCAGCAGCATTGGAAGCAACACAGTTGAATGCACCACTGTCTTTGAGTGTTGTGATCAGAATATCCAGAGTACCATTGTCATACAAGATGGTACGGGAGTTATTGTGTACCAACTTGCCATCTGGAAAACGCCAGTGTATTGCAGGCTCCGGGTCCCCCATGGCCTTACATTTGAGAGTGACCCCTTGCCCCTCCATCACATAAGGCTTGGTGGAATGGTGCTTGATGATGAGTGGGGGCTCGCAGATGAACTCCTCCTCCTGGATTGACCAGAAGTACTTGTCCATCAGCTGCTCAGGGGAGGCACATGTCTCCAAATCATCCTCTCGCGTAAGCCTGCGCAACCACAGCAACTCACAGTTACAGTGGAGTGGATTCCCGCCGAAGCTCACGGTCAGCTTGGAGGAACTGGACGAGCCTTTGGGGTCAGACAGCACTTGGGCATGCTGAAAGAGGCTGTCTGGAGGCAGTTTCTGCAAGCGGTTGGAGGTCATGTCCAAGCGGACCAGTTTGGTCAGGAGGGTAAACGTTCCTACTTCTATGTGGTCAATGAGATTGTGATCCAGAGTCAGCGTGTTTATGTTAGTCATTCTGGCAATGGCTTCCCAAGGCAACGTCCTCAGGTTGTTATAAGACAAATCCAAGTCCTCAATCGTGGACACAAACTCATCGAAAGAAAAAGCATCAATCTGGTGGATCTGGTTGTTGCCCAGGATTAGATGCCGCAGGTTGATCAAGCCCTTCAGCTGGTCGTTCCTGATGTCTGTCAGACGGTTACCATCCATGTGCAGGGCCCTCAATGCCTTAAGCCCCACAAAGGCATGTGGGGCAATCTGGCTGATGGTATTCCGGGACAAGGTCAGGTGCACCAAGCTGGTCATGTTGAAAAAGTCCTTTCGGCGGACAGCTGTGATGAAGTTGTCTGTTAGCCTCAGCTCTACTGTCTTTCTGTCGATTGTAGGGGGCACGAATAAGAGGCCGGTCTTGGCACATAGCAGGGTCAGTGTCGGGGAGATGGTCTGGCAGATGCAACGTCCTGGGCAGTGTTGTCCCCGCACCAAAACCCCCAACAgcatcacacacaaaacataccACCGCTCCATGGTTTATCAGCTTCCTGGTCCTGTAGAAGAcacaagacagagagacaaacaaaGACATCCGTCAGCACCTGTAGAGTGTAGCTTTTAACTTTCCTGACAGAATGCAAATGTGCTCAGTGCACCGTGGTCTCCAAATAGCAACATTTCAGGATGAAAATAAGCCGTCAGGGTTTTCCAGGTTTGACATAACTATCAACTTCAAGGTTCCTCAACTCTGCTTAGATCTTAGACATAGATGATTTTTTGTTTCCATGTTTCCTTGTTTGCTTCCTTTCATTTTATCAAACAACCCTATTCAGTAAATTCTCAGCAGGTTGAAAGAACTGCAGCATTTTcacctgattttttttatactgtGGGAAAACTGCAGAGAGGTCCCAAAGGTGACGTGACAACAGCAAAAAGAGCATTTATCTAAGTCTATTAAGCAGCTCCTGA is a window of Hoplias malabaricus isolate fHopMal1 chromosome 1, fHopMal1.hap1, whole genome shotgun sequence DNA encoding:
- the lrfn1 gene encoding leucine-rich repeat and fibronectin type III domain-containing protein 1; the protein is MERWYVLCVMLLGVLVRGQHCPGRCICQTISPTLTLLCAKTGLLFVPPTIDRKTVELRLTDNFITAVRRKDFFNMTSLVHLTLSRNTISQIAPHAFVGLKALRALHMDGNRLTDIRNDQLKGLINLRHLILGNNQIHQIDAFSFDEFVSTIEDLDLSYNNLRTLPWEAIARMTNINTLTLDHNLIDHIEVGTFTLLTKLVRLDMTSNRLQKLPPDSLFQHAQVLSDPKGSSSSSKLTVSFGGNPLHCNCELLWLRRLTREDDLETCASPEQLMDKYFWSIQEEEFICEPPLIIKHHSTKPYVMEGQGVTLKCKAMGDPEPAIHWRFPDGKLVHNNSRTILYDNGTLDILITTLKDSGAFNCVASNAAGIATAAVEINMIPLPLFVNNTGHMREADPGLSDITTSTKSGNNDTKQDKRVVVDELTSNSAMIHWPSERHIPGIRMYQIQYNSTMDDTLVYRMIPSESKTFRISDLAAGREYELCVLAVYDDGITSLTATRVVGCVHFRTAPEAGQCRFGHSQFLGGTMIIIIGGVIVASVLVFIVILMIRYKAYDNAKAKAGIGNNSGANIHGHSQTNGNRSGRPGSKLQQQEAEERTHRRESQVGTDCKALVLLSLENETRDELKVERPPLSPDVPMPSGSVPLASASRRASLGNPPSEDTQTDSSLTGSTMSLCLIGSRAVEDIPLPKTRDGKKGALSGMGLLPGELARTRHRFSFDGDYALFQSHSYPRRARTRRHKSSTNLNTEASPPASRRVTFSSTEWMLESTV